The proteins below are encoded in one region of Micromonospora sp. DSM 45708:
- a CDS encoding NADH-quinone oxidoreductase subunit J family protein: MTGADVLLLALGAVAVGAGALVVGTRHLVRAGLWLVVCLGALAGDYLVLTAELVAWVQVLIYVGAVVVLLLFAVMLTRAPIGPSDDLDRPGWPAALVGAGSGLGLAVLLVDAFRWSRVELPAAGTAERLGEQVFRSWVLPFEVLSVLLLAALVGAIVLSRPDIGRRTPPVDAAGPTAGSGPAGGPGPVAGLEPAAAAADEGGRR; the protein is encoded by the coding sequence ATGACCGGTGCGGACGTGCTGCTGCTCGCGCTCGGCGCGGTGGCGGTGGGCGCGGGCGCGCTGGTGGTGGGCACCCGCCATCTGGTCCGGGCCGGGTTGTGGTTGGTGGTGTGCCTGGGCGCGCTGGCCGGTGACTACCTGGTGCTCACCGCCGAGCTGGTGGCCTGGGTGCAGGTGTTGATCTACGTGGGCGCGGTGGTGGTGCTGCTGCTGTTCGCGGTGATGCTGACCCGGGCCCCGATCGGCCCCTCGGACGACCTGGACCGGCCGGGCTGGCCGGCCGCGCTGGTCGGTGCCGGCAGCGGCCTCGGCCTGGCCGTGCTGCTTGTCGACGCGTTCCGTTGGTCGCGGGTGGAGCTGCCGGCCGCGGGGACCGCCGAGCGCCTCGGCGAGCAGGTGTTCCGCTCCTGGGTGCTGCCGTTCGAGGTGCTCTCGGTGCTGCTGCTGGCCGCGCTGGTCGGCGCGATCGTGCTTTCCCGCCCGGACATCGGCCGCCGGACCCCACCCGTCGACGCCGCCGGCCCGACCGCGGGCAGCGGTCCGGCGGGCGGACCCGGCCCGGTTGCCGGTCTCGAACCGGCCGCCGCAGCCGCCGATGAGGGCGGGCGCCGGTGA
- the nuoK gene encoding NADH-quinone oxidoreductase subunit NuoK, giving the protein MRPVIPYVTAALLFGLGVYGVLRRRNAVLVLMAVELMLNAVNLVLVTADTTVRAALPHSGQVFALFVIVLAAAEIGVGLAIVLQLYRLRASVTVDDVPLTERPTAVPDEVAP; this is encoded by the coding sequence GTGAGGCCGGTCATCCCGTACGTCACCGCCGCGCTGCTGTTCGGCCTCGGCGTCTACGGCGTGCTGCGGCGCCGCAACGCGGTGCTGGTGCTGATGGCGGTGGAGTTGATGCTCAACGCGGTCAACCTGGTCCTGGTCACCGCGGACACCACGGTCCGGGCCGCGCTGCCGCACTCCGGGCAGGTGTTCGCGCTGTTCGTGATCGTGCTGGCCGCCGCCGAGATCGGCGTCGGGCTGGCCATCGTGCTCCAGCTCTACCGGCTGCGGGCCAGCGTCACGGTCGACGACGTCCCGCTCACCGAGCGTCCGACCGCCGTACCGGACGAGGTGGCCCCATGA